CGGTCGTAGATATTGGCCAGGTGTTCACACCAGCGCTGTACTTTGCCTCAGCGACGATGAATCTCCCAGGAGTGATGATTACTGCCTCACACAGTCCAAAGGAATACAATGGACTTAAGCTCGTACATGCGCAGGCGATTCCGCTCACCGAAAAGTCTGGGCTTGGCAAAATTCGCAAACGCATTGAACGTGGGAAATTTGTGGATGCGAAGAAGGTGGGTAAGGTGACCGCCAAGGATGTGCTGAAGGGCTACCAGCGGTTTGTGCTGAAGGGCTACAAAGCCAAGAAGCTTGCAGGGATGAAGATTGCCACCGATGCGGGCAATGGTATGTCGTCGGTGCTTTTGCCGCTTCTTCAGGAAAAACTTCCGGCGAAGTTTGATGTGCTATTTCCAAAGCTTGATGGCGCGTTTCCAAATCGCGGTTCTGACCCAACGCTGCGGGCTCATCAGGAGCCACTGCGTGAACAGTTGGCTAAGAAAAAGTATGACTTCGGTGTGGCCTTTGATGGCGACTCTGATCGCATTGCGTTCTTAGATGAAAATGGCCAGTATATCAATAGCGCGGTTATCGGTGCGCTAATCGCTGAGTACTATTTGGCAACCAATCCAGGAGCAAAGATTGGCTACACCGGACTCACCAGTCGCTCGTTTGAAGAAGCGATTAAGCGCGCTGGCGGAAAGCCTGTTCTGATGAAAGTCGGTCATGCCTTTATTAAGGAAAGTATGCGTAAGCAAGATGTGCTTTTTGCCGCCGAGCACTCAGGCCATTTTTACTTCAAGGATTATTTCTTCACCGACTCAGTGACACTCACGCTTTTGGCGGTGTGCGACGCGTATGCGCTAGTAAAAGCTGAAGGGAAGACGTTTAGTGAAATGATGGCGCCACACCTAGAATATGAACAAACTGAGGATGTGGTGGTGATGGTAAAAAATAAAGAAGTAGCGCTCGAAAAAACCCGCGTGTACCTCGAAAGCTTGCAGCCGAAGAAGCTTAAGAAAGCGGATGGGTACATCGTGGATTTTGGTGAGGTGTGGGGGATGGTCAAGCCGAGTGTGACTGAGTATGCACTGAAGCTTATGTTTGAATCGAAGAAAAAGTCTTTGGCGGTAAAAATGCAGAAGGACTTGGTGAAGTTTGTGAAGAGCGTGGCGAAAGTCGAGTAATTGCCGAGCTTGCTGAAATTTCAAGGATTGCGAACAGGCGATGATTAGCTAGGAAGGCGAAACAGAAAAAGCCAATGTTTGAGCTTGCGAGTTTTGGCTTTTTCGTTGTTGCGCCGACCATAGCTATTTCGCGTGGAAGCATTTTGCTTGGAATTTTAGGGAGCGAGCAATATGGCATCATCAGACACGGATCAAGTCCTATGCTCAGCCGTTTAGGAGACGGCTTCCGCAATGTCCTCTTCAGCCACATTGCTCACTTCCTTTTATCAGAGCCTTCTGCTACGATGCGATACATATATGAAAGCAGAAGTGGAATTTATTTTTGGGAAGCATGCTGTGCGCGAGGTGCTTAGAGAGCGGCCAGATGTAGTTGCCGAGATTCATGCGGCGGCGGATTTTTCTGATGAGTCAATTTTGGCGTTGGCTGACAAATATAAGCTACCGCTTCGGGTGCTCAACCTAAAAAATCCGCCGCGTGGCGTCTCGTCTAAAGCTGCGCATCAGGGGATTGTGGCAGGCATTTTGCCGAGCAAGCTCACCATTCCATTTAAGACGTTTAAGTCTACCTTGGAAGCAACTCCAGGTACGGCGCTTTTGGTGCTTGGTGAGGTGCAAGATCCACATAATGTTGGCGCAGTGATTCGCTCCGCTGCTGCGTTTGGTCTAAAGGGTGTGCTGATCCCGCCACACAATCAAGCGCCAATTACTGGCACGGTGGTGAAGGTATCGGTTGGTATGGCGTTTCGGATTCCGCTCGTGACTATTCCAAATGTAAATACTGCACTGCGTGACCTCAAGCAAAGCGGCTTTTGGACGTATGGTCTCGAAGGCGATGGTGCCACTTCTACTACGACTGAAAAATTTACTAAACCAACAGTCTTTGTGCTCGGTAATGAAGGGTCGGGGTTGCGGGAAAAGACGAAAGAGGAGTGCGATGAGCTCATTTCAATTCCGATTCATCCCCAGTGTGAATCACTAAATGCTGCCGCAGCAACGGCCATTGTGCTCTCGAGTTGGTCATCCCAACACCCTGAGGCTTTGTCATAGGCTTTTTCCTGGTGTACTATTCTGGGTACGACGTTGTTCACTCAGTCTCTGTGTGGCTGCGGTAATTTAGATTTAAATATTGAAAACATGAGCGAAAACGAAACTACAGAAACTGTAGCAGCGACCGAATCTGCTACTTCAGCTGCGCCAGCAGCAAAATCTGGCATGGGTAAAATCATCGCGGCGGTGGTCGTGGTAGCCGTGCTATTACTCGGTGTTTTGTATGTGTTAGAAAAAGAGGGCCGTTCTTCAACCACTATCTTTTCTTCAATGATTGAAAAGCAACGAGCGGCTGAAGTAGTGGCAACGGTAAACGGTGAAGACATCACTAATGCTGATCTTGATGTGAGCATCAATCAGTTTGAACAACTAGCTGCGGCGCAAGGAATTGATACCACGAGCCCAGAGATGCAAGCTGAAGTTCGTGCGCAAGCACTCGAAGTACTAATCAATACAACATTGCTCCGTCAGGCAGCTGCCGAAAAGGGAATTGAAGTAACCGATGAAGATGTGGCGGCTCGCATAGAAGCTATTACTGCTGATATCGGTGGTGCCGAGGCACTTACTGCTCGTATGCAAGAGCTGCAACTTGAGGCGGGTCAGATGCAGGATGATATCAAGGATGAACTCATGATTCAGGCACTGCTTGAAACTGTTTTTGCTGATGCTGCAGTGGAGGTGACCGCAGAAGAAGTGCAGGAGCTGTACGATAATGCAAAAGAGCAGGCTGGTGGTGCCGAAGCAGCTGATTTCCCGGCATTAGAAGAAGTGCAGGCGCAAGTAGAACAGCAGATTCAGTCTGGCAAGGAACAAGCTGCAATTGATGAATATCTGGCTGAACTCAAAGCGGAAGCTGACATTTCTGTTGAAGGCGGAGCAGAAATGTCTGGTGACGCTGAAGCAGGTGAATAATCAGTGAAAAACCAGCAGAAAGGCCGGCCCCTTCGGGGCCGGCCTTTCTGCTGGTTTGTTTCTATCTGGTATACTTGGATGTACATTATGGTGCGAACTCTTACCCCAACCAAACTCCTCTTCTTAATCTTCGGCATCTCTGCTCTGGTCTACTTTTCTTTTTTTGCCGCCAACGCTTCTTTTGAGTTTGCTCGTACCACTGATACGTTAGTGTCAAACACTCTCGATGATGGCTTAGTCGGTCACTGGACCTTTGATGGACCGGATGTGGATTGGTCGGCGACCACTGCTGAGATTAAGGATGTGGTCAGCACTAACGAAGGCAATGCTCTTAATTTGGCTGCTGCCAATGTAACATCAGGCGCTTTGGGACAGGCGGTCTTGTTTGATAAGGGTATTTCAGGACAGGCGGTCAGTGTTGGTTCTGCTGCTGCCTTGGATGATTTGACACAAAGAACAGTTGTAATGTGGATTAGACCAACCGGTACGCAGAGTGTTGGAACCTTATTTACTAAAGACTTTTCCTCACCGTTGTTGTCAATGTCGGGCGGTTCGTTGATGGTGCGTGCAAGTTTTTCAACTATGGATGGTTGGTGGATTTCGGAGGTTTCACCCCAAAACGATGTGTGGCAGCAAGTTGCAGTAACATACGACAGAAGTTCTACTACTAATGATCCAGTAATGTACATTAATGGCGAGTCAGTGATGGTATCTGAAGTGCTTGGTCCGTCAGGAAGTTATGTTTCAAATGCTGCAAATACTGCACATATTGGCGGCTGGCTTGGAACTTCGGTAACCTTTAATGGCGGCATAGACGATGTTCGTGTGTATAACCGCATTCTCTCTCCAGACGAAATCGCCCAGCTCTACGCCATGGGCGAGGGTGTTAAAGTCGCCACCACTATCGTATCTGCAGCTAGCACGCTCGATGATGGCCTGGTTGGCCACTGGACCTTCGATGGCGTAGACATAAGCGGCACCACCGCCTACGATCTCACGAGCAGCTACGCTACGGGCACGCTCACGAGCGGCGCGGCGGTGGCTGGCGGCGCGATTGGGCAGGGTATTGCGCTTGATGGCAGTGATGATTTTGTGACGGTCGCCGACACCGCCGCGCTCGACTTCGGCGCGAGCGCCGACTTTACGCTCTCGGGCTGGTTTCGTCGCGAGAGTTATACCACCGACGACACGCTCATCGCCAAGCGTAATGGCCTCGCCAACACCGATGATGGCTACATTGCCTACATCGACGATGCTGACGATAAATTCTACTTTGAAGTGTCAGAAAATAGCGGCACCGATGAATATAGCTTAGTTTCCACTCGCACCTTCACCGACAACGACTGGCATCATTTCATGGTGACATGGGATGATGATAACGCCAACAACACCAATCTGTTCATTGACGGCACCTACGAAACTACCGTGAAGACGGGTACAATTGGGAATATTGGTGATCTCTCCACGGCGCTCGCGTTTCGCATTGGTGCTGAAAGCGATGGCGACAATCCCTTTGCCGGCAAGGTAGACGATGTAAAAGTATACAACCGCGCGCTGTCCACCGCTGAAGTGTACCGTACTTACAGCAGCGGCTCGGCGTACCTGCGCACCTGTGGTAGCGTGACCGACGCGGACGGCAATCTCTACAGCACGCTCGTAATAGGCACCCAGTGCTGGCTGGCGCAAAATATGCGGGTAGGTACGCGCATTAGTGCCTCCACCGCTCAAACCAACAACGCCACTATTGAGAAATGGTGCTACTCAAACTCTGACGCCAACTGCACCAGTAATAACCCCAACGAACCCGATGGCGGTCTCTACCAATGGAACGAAGCCATGCAGTACAGCTCGACCCAAGGCGCGCAGGGCATCTGCCCGGCTGGTTGGCACATTCCCACCCACGATGAGTTCACTACTCTAGAAAGAGCCCTCTGCACCTCCAGCACCTGCGCCACCGACTTCCCGTATGACACC
The nucleotide sequence above comes from Candidatus Nomurabacteria bacterium. Encoded proteins:
- the rlmB gene encoding 23S rRNA (guanosine(2251)-2'-O)-methyltransferase RlmB, with the translated sequence MKAEVEFIFGKHAVREVLRERPDVVAEIHAAADFSDESILALADKYKLPLRVLNLKNPPRGVSSKAAHQGIVAGILPSKLTIPFKTFKSTLEATPGTALLVLGEVQDPHNVGAVIRSAAAFGLKGVLIPPHNQAPITGTVVKVSVGMAFRIPLVTIPNVNTALRDLKQSGFWTYGLEGDGATSTTTEKFTKPTVFVLGNEGSGLREKTKEECDELISIPIHPQCESLNAAAATAIVLSSWSSQHPEALS
- a CDS encoding SurA N-terminal domain-containing protein, which translates into the protein MSENETTETVAATESATSAAPAAKSGMGKIIAAVVVVAVLLLGVLYVLEKEGRSSTTIFSSMIEKQRAAEVVATVNGEDITNADLDVSINQFEQLAAAQGIDTTSPEMQAEVRAQALEVLINTTLLRQAAAEKGIEVTDEDVAARIEAITADIGGAEALTARMQELQLEAGQMQDDIKDELMIQALLETVFADAAVEVTAEEVQELYDNAKEQAGGAEAADFPALEEVQAQVEQQIQSGKEQAAIDEYLAELKAEADISVEGGAEMSGDAEAGE